Sequence from the Maribellus comscasis genome:
TCCGGCTCAAAAGAGAGCGGCTCTTCGTTGTCATCTCCGATAACAAACCTTCTTCTTCTCTTTAATTTTTTTATCAAACTATGTTTAAGAGAAAGGATAAGGTAAAATTTTAAATTCTGAGGGTTAGTTTTATTGTTTTCCTTTTTTAGATATAAATCGAGATAAACTTCCTGAATCGAGTCTTTTACGAGTCCCTCATCGTTACACAGCTTAATGCCGTACCTGTAAAGCGAATCTATATGAAGGTTGTAAAGATATGCAAATGCCTCACTATCACCCGACTTGAAACTTTTCCATATTCTGTCTATTTTTAAGTTTTGTTGCATGAAATACAGGTTTGAGCAGGAAGCTTAAAAACAAAGATATTAAAAAAAACAACACATATTTTACGAAACTTTTATTGTGAAAAATAACAACCTGAAGATTTATGAGAGCAAAGGCTGTTGCAGTTAAACGTGATATTTTTTAGTGGCTCCTCTTTGCAGAAATAATTGGAGTTTTAA
This genomic interval carries:
- a CDS encoding RNA polymerase sigma factor, which encodes MQQNLKIDRIWKSFKSGDSEAFAYLYNLHIDSLYRYGIKLCNDEGLVKDSIQEVYLDLYLKKENNKTNPQNLKFYLILSLKHSLIKKLKRRRRFVIGDDNEEPLSFEPEYSIEKEIIEREKDEELTKKIKHILQELPSKQKEALYLRFNESMEYIEIARILNISIESSRKLVYRALKTVREVMEKEALFFFFFLQSYIPHSSFQKKVT